Proteins encoded in a region of the Clostridia bacterium genome:
- a CDS encoding 2-oxoacid:acceptor oxidoreductase family protein gives MSLKRLVLGGEGGQGVQTVAEVLAEAGYRSGLESLYIPSFGVEQRGGVSLAFVQLGDEPIAAPRFQKADVVVALSDRALERTAGYVGRHSIFIYESSAAPDPARLPRDTGRILPLPAVRLVSEGLHPRVFNILILGALVEVVGMVGSDEIKRALEDRLGYRFVRQPELRELNLRALEMGQEAARELLRRAQN, from the coding sequence ATGAGTCTCAAGCGTCTGGTCCTGGGCGGCGAGGGTGGACAAGGAGTGCAAACGGTGGCCGAGGTCCTGGCCGAGGCCGGCTACCGTAGCGGACTAGAGTCCTTGTATATCCCTAGTTTTGGAGTGGAGCAACGAGGCGGGGTTTCCCTTGCCTTTGTGCAGCTTGGAGATGAGCCCATAGCCGCGCCGCGTTTTCAGAAGGCGGATGTGGTGGTGGCCCTGAGCGACCGCGCCTTGGAGCGGACCGCCGGCTACGTCGGACGGCATTCTATCTTTATCTACGAGTCCTCCGCCGCGCCCGACCCTGCCCGTCTGCCCCGTGATACGGGAAGAATCCTGCCCCTTCCTGCGGTCAGGCTGGTTTCCGAAGGGCTTCACCCCCGGGTGTTCAATATCCTTATCCTGGGGGCGTTGGTTGAGGTCGTCGGCATGGTAGGGAGTGACGAGATCAAAAGGGCCTTAGAGGATCGTTTGGGGTACCGGTTCGTGCGCCAGCCCGAACTTCGGGAACTCAACCTTCGGGCTCTGGAGATGGGCCAAGAGGCGGCGCGAGAGCTGCTGCGTCGGGCGCAGAATTAG
- a CDS encoding 4Fe-4S dicluster domain-containing protein, with amino-acid sequence MGTADFSYRTYRDGKGIFHLFPGLCKGCGLCIQKCPVDTIGWSKVLGFLGTPTVEPGHGKPCIACRRCEQVCPDCAIRIERAS; translated from the coding sequence TTGGGCACCGCCGATTTTTCCTACCGCACTTACAGAGACGGCAAAGGCATTTTTCACCTCTTCCCCGGCCTCTGCAAGGGCTGCGGTCTCTGCATCCAAAAATGCCCGGTGGACACCATAGGTTGGTCGAAGGTGCTGGGCTTCTTGGGCACTCCCACCGTAGAGCCCGGCCACGGCAAACCCTGTATTGCCTGCCGGCGCTGCGAACAGGTTTGTCCTGACTGCGCCATCCGCATTGAGAGAGCGTCGTGA
- the porA gene encoding pyruvate ferredoxin oxidoreductase: MAKILAIVGTDAAAEAMRQIDPEVVAVYPITPQTAIVEKFAEYVAEGQVNTEMINVESEHSAMSACIGAAAAGARVMTATSSQGLALMWEVLYVAAGLRLPIVMANVNRALSAPINIHCDHSDSMGARDSGWIQLYSESAQEFYDNLLQAVRVAEHPEVRLPVMVCVDGFIISHAIDRVEVLEDGQARAFVGEYQPLPGYSLLDAGRPVSVGMFDGLYGYYYEARRAQEEAMARALEVIRQVGEEYGRISGRSYALWEEYGLEDADICLVALNSACGTLRSRLAAWRERGARIGLLKLRVFRPWPEEQLRERLAGFKTVAVFDRALTLAGNCGGPLYRDVAATLYGLPHPPQLVNYIYGLGGRDLTLTMVDAALKGLTEETKEKPVRYLGLRV, from the coding sequence ATGGCTAAGATCCTGGCTATAGTGGGAACCGATGCGGCCGCGGAAGCCATGCGGCAAATAGATCCGGAAGTGGTCGCGGTTTACCCCATCACCCCCCAGACGGCCATAGTGGAGAAATTCGCCGAATACGTGGCCGAAGGGCAAGTCAATACGGAAATGATCAACGTGGAAAGCGAACACAGCGCCATGAGCGCGTGTATCGGGGCGGCGGCCGCGGGGGCCCGGGTCATGACCGCCACCTCCTCACAGGGCTTGGCTCTGATGTGGGAGGTGCTTTATGTGGCCGCCGGGCTGCGGTTGCCCATCGTAATGGCCAACGTGAACCGGGCACTCTCGGCCCCGATCAATATCCACTGCGACCACAGCGATAGCATGGGCGCCCGGGATAGCGGCTGGATACAGCTCTATTCCGAGAGCGCGCAGGAATTCTACGATAACCTCTTGCAGGCGGTGCGGGTGGCCGAACACCCCGAAGTCCGGCTGCCGGTTATGGTCTGTGTGGACGGCTTCATTATTTCTCACGCCATTGACCGGGTAGAGGTACTTGAAGACGGTCAGGCCAGGGCTTTTGTGGGAGAGTACCAGCCCTTACCCGGCTACTCTCTCTTAGACGCCGGGAGGCCGGTGAGCGTCGGCATGTTCGACGGGCTCTACGGCTATTACTACGAGGCCAGGCGCGCGCAGGAAGAGGCCATGGCGCGGGCGCTGGAGGTTATCCGGCAGGTGGGTGAAGAATACGGGCGGATCTCGGGCCGCTCCTACGCCCTATGGGAGGAATATGGTCTGGAGGATGCCGACATCTGCCTGGTAGCGCTCAATTCCGCCTGCGGTACTCTGCGCAGCCGCCTGGCCGCATGGAGAGAGCGCGGCGCCAGGATCGGCCTGCTGAAGCTGCGGGTATTCCGGCCCTGGCCGGAAGAGCAGCTGCGGGAGAGGCTGGCCGGGTTCAAGACCGTGGCCGTGTTCGACCGCGCCCTCACCCTGGCCGGCAACTGCGGGGGCCCGCTGTATCGGGACGTGGCCGCCACCCTTTACGGTCTGCCGCACCCGCCGCAACTGGTCAACTACATCTACGGCTTAGGGGGGAGAGACCTTACCCTGACCATGGTGGACGCAGCCCTGAAGGGTCTCACCGAAGAAACCAAGGAGAAGCCGGTGCGCTACCTCGGGCTGCGCGTTTAG
- a CDS encoding 4Fe-4S binding protein, which translates to MKWDITGIEAWPWDRHPLGLAGLDPGNSVLVRTGSWRTQRPVWDGEKCNSCLICFIFCPEGSIQVQEGKMIGIDYDHCKGCGICAAECGRKALEMGPEHGSTGE; encoded by the coding sequence ATGAAGTGGGACATCACCGGGATTGAAGCCTGGCCCTGGGACCGTCACCCCTTGGGGCTGGCCGGCCTGGACCCGGGCAACAGCGTACTGGTGAGGACGGGGAGCTGGCGGACCCAGAGGCCGGTTTGGGACGGTGAGAAATGTAATAGCTGCCTCATATGCTTTATTTTTTGTCCCGAGGGCTCCATACAGGTGCAGGAAGGGAAAATGATAGGCATCGACTACGATCACTGTAAGGGTTGCGGCATCTGCGCCGCCGAGTGCGGCCGCAAGGCCCTCGAGATGGGACCGGAACATGGATCGACGGGAGAGTAG
- a CDS encoding thiamine pyrophosphate-dependent enzyme, which yields MPVRPPMPKVWRRESKPHKFCPGCGHPLALRALGEAVDELGWEERVIIGCDIGCSLLAWDFFNLDTLQTHHGRTLPVLAGLKRVRPELVPVAYMGDGGAYAIGAQHLVSAASRDEPVFTLVVNNAVYAMTGGQMAPTTIPDQKTETTPFGRDPEWAGPPLRGAEMAAAVSGPQAYIARGTVADLRQLKRFVLRGLQNRHFTLIEVLSTCPTNWRTQPGETWEWVEKVMPRYFPLGEIKSGDREVPEG from the coding sequence TTGCCCGTGCGGCCACCGATGCCTAAGGTGTGGCGTAGAGAAAGCAAGCCCCACAAGTTCTGTCCCGGCTGCGGGCACCCTCTGGCCCTGCGGGCCTTAGGTGAAGCAGTAGATGAGCTGGGCTGGGAGGAACGGGTAATCATAGGCTGCGACATCGGCTGCAGCCTGCTGGCCTGGGACTTCTTTAACCTCGACACCCTGCAGACCCACCACGGCCGCACGCTACCGGTGTTGGCCGGGCTTAAACGGGTAAGACCTGAGTTGGTGCCGGTGGCCTATATGGGCGATGGTGGTGCTTATGCCATCGGGGCCCAGCACCTGGTAAGCGCCGCCAGCCGCGATGAACCGGTCTTCACCCTGGTGGTCAATAATGCGGTTTATGCCATGACCGGGGGGCAGATGGCCCCTACCACCATACCCGATCAGAAGACCGAGACCACCCCCTTCGGCCGGGACCCGGAATGGGCCGGTCCGCCGCTTCGGGGGGCGGAAATGGCGGCTGCGGTCAGCGGACCGCAAGCCTATATAGCGCGGGGAACGGTAGCCGACCTGCGGCAGCTCAAGCGTTTCGTCCTGAGAGGCTTACAGAACCGTCACTTCACCTTGATCGAAGTGCTGTCCACCTGCCCGACCAACTGGCGCACCCAGCCGGGAGAGACGTGGGAATGGGTGGAGAAGGTGATGCCCCGGTATTTTCCCTTGGGGGAGATTAAGTCCGGGGACCGGGAGGTGCCCGAGGGATGA
- a CDS encoding 2-oxoacid:acceptor oxidoreductase family protein, whose translation MEELTEIRWHARGGQGAVTAAKLLAEMALAEDLYFQAFPEYGPERMGAPIQCFNRLSKIPISIYTSVEEPDLVVVVDPTLLGTVDVTRGLKPGGGLLINSSKSPAELQKELAVNNHRLFTIDATRISLEAMGRAMPNTPMLGALLRVLNVIPLEVAVEYLQESFAPKFGPKVTAGNLTALQRAFAEVQGV comes from the coding sequence GTGGAAGAGCTTACCGAAATTCGCTGGCATGCGCGCGGCGGTCAGGGTGCTGTCACCGCGGCAAAATTGTTGGCCGAAATGGCGCTGGCGGAAGACCTTTATTTCCAGGCTTTTCCAGAATACGGGCCGGAGCGCATGGGCGCGCCTATTCAGTGTTTCAACCGGCTGTCCAAGATCCCGATCTCCATCTATACCAGCGTAGAAGAGCCGGACCTGGTGGTAGTAGTAGATCCCACGCTGCTGGGTACGGTGGACGTGACTCGAGGTCTAAAGCCGGGCGGCGGATTGCTGATTAACAGCTCGAAGAGCCCCGCCGAGTTGCAGAAGGAACTGGCGGTCAATAATCACCGGCTTTTCACCATAGATGCCACCCGGATTTCGCTGGAGGCCATGGGTCGGGCCATGCCCAACACTCCCATGCTGGGGGCTCTTCTGCGCGTGCTGAACGTAATTCCGCTGGAAGTAGCCGTGGAGTATCTGCAGGAATCGTTTGCCCCCAAGTTCGGACCCAAGGTGACGGCCGGAAACCTAACCGCACTACAGCGCGCGTTCGCGGAGGTGCAAGGAGTATGA
- a CDS encoding thiamine pyrophosphate-dependent enzyme: MATLAELSNRRELLASGHRLCAGCGAPIAVRQFLLALPPEAQVVVCCPTGCLEVSTTIYPYTAWRCSYIHNAFENAAATLCGVEAAYAALKRKGKIEADFRFAAFGGDGGTYDIGFQSLSGAMERGHKMIYVCYDNEAYMNTGIQRSGATPRGAWTTTSPTGQAQAGKREGRKDLTAIMAEHNLVYVAQASISHWRDTVAKAEKAWEYSKEGPVFVNILSPCHRGWRFPMEKTIEVARLAVRTRFWPLYEVEKGRWRITVDVANPLPVTEWLKPQGRFAHLFRGEGNQEVLRAIQEDVDRQWAKLLSRCQGGAV; encoded by the coding sequence GTGGCCACCCTGGCCGAATTGAGTAACCGTCGAGAGTTGCTGGCCAGCGGGCACCGTCTCTGCGCCGGGTGCGGAGCTCCCATTGCCGTCCGGCAGTTCCTGCTTGCCTTGCCGCCGGAAGCGCAGGTCGTGGTCTGCTGCCCTACAGGCTGTCTGGAAGTATCCACAACCATTTACCCCTATACCGCCTGGCGGTGTAGCTATATTCACAACGCCTTCGAGAACGCGGCGGCGACCCTGTGCGGAGTGGAAGCCGCCTATGCTGCCCTGAAGCGGAAGGGAAAGATAGAGGCCGATTTTCGCTTCGCGGCCTTCGGTGGTGACGGGGGCACTTATGATATCGGTTTTCAATCCCTCTCCGGGGCCATGGAGCGCGGCCACAAAATGATCTACGTCTGCTACGATAACGAAGCCTACATGAACACCGGAATTCAGAGGTCCGGCGCCACGCCGCGCGGCGCCTGGACCACCACCAGCCCTACTGGTCAGGCCCAGGCGGGTAAGCGCGAGGGCCGCAAGGACCTGACGGCCATAATGGCCGAGCACAACCTCGTCTATGTGGCCCAAGCCTCGATCAGCCACTGGCGGGATACGGTGGCCAAGGCAGAGAAGGCGTGGGAGTATTCCAAGGAAGGCCCGGTGTTTGTCAACATCTTGTCTCCCTGTCACCGTGGCTGGCGGTTCCCCATGGAGAAAACTATCGAAGTTGCCCGCCTGGCGGTGCGTACCCGTTTCTGGCCTCTGTACGAGGTGGAAAAGGGCCGGTGGCGCATTACCGTGGACGTGGCCAACCCACTTCCGGTTACGGAATGGCTCAAGCCGCAGGGCCGCTTTGCCCACCTCTTCCGGGGCGAGGGTAATCAGGAAGTGCTGCGCGCCATCCAGGAAGACGTGGACCGGCAGTGGGCCAAACTCCTGAGCCGCTGCCAGGGTGGTGCTGTCTGA